The following coding sequences are from one Plasmodium coatneyi strain Hackeri chromosome 11, complete sequence window:
- a CDS encoding 60S ribosomal protein L27a, with the protein MATRFKKNRKKRGHVSAGHGRIGKHRKHPGGRGKAGGMHHMRINFDKYHPGYFGKVGMRHFNLLKNRKFCPTINVDKLWGLLPEEKKKEFFENKNIAPVIDVTRKGFFKVLGNGKLKHNQPIVVKARYFSSVAEKKIKAVGGQCVLVA; encoded by the exons ATGGCAACACGATTtaagaagaacaggaaaaagagaGGACACGTGTCCGCCGGTCATGGTCGTATTGGCAAGCACAGAAAGCACCCCggtggaagaggaaaggCTGGTGGTATGCACCACATGAGAATCAACTTTGACAAGTACCACCCTGGTTACTTTGGAAAG gTCGGAATGAGACACTTCAACCTCCTGAAAAACCGCAAGTTCTGTCCCACCATAAACGTGGACAAACTGTGGGGACTCCTACccgaggaaaagaaaaaagaatttttcgaaaacaaaaatattgcCCCAGTGATAGATGTGACCAGAAAGGGCTTCTTCAAGGTCCTCGGAAATGGAAAGCTCAAACACAATCAGCCCATTGTCGTGAAGGCCAGGTACTTCTCATCAGTGGccgagaaaaaaattaaggcaGTTGGCGGTCAATGCGTACTGGTGGCCTAA